One window from the genome of Pedobacter schmidteae encodes:
- a CDS encoding gamma carbonic anhydrase family protein — MAVILPVKDKDPKWGKDCFIAPNATIVGDVLMGNNCSVWFNAVIRGDVNSITIGDETNIQDGAVIHATYLKASTTIGNRVSIGHNAIVHGCILKDHILIGMGAIVMDNALVEEYCIIAAGSVVLENTHCESGFIYAGTPAKKIKPITDEQRALLNKLPDNYILYSGWFM, encoded by the coding sequence ATGGCCGTAATATTACCAGTTAAAGATAAGGACCCAAAGTGGGGAAAGGATTGCTTTATAGCGCCAAATGCAACTATTGTAGGCGATGTTTTGATGGGAAATAATTGCTCCGTATGGTTTAATGCGGTGATTAGGGGGGATGTAAACAGCATTACTATTGGTGATGAAACCAATATTCAGGATGGTGCGGTAATACATGCTACTTATCTTAAGGCATCAACAACGATAGGAAATAGGGTATCGATAGGGCATAATGCGATTGTACATGGCTGTATATTAAAAGACCATATTTTGATCGGAATGGGGGCTATTGTGATGGATAATGCGCTAGTGGAAGAATATTGTATCATTGCTGCAGGTTCTGTGGTATTGGAGAATACACATTGCGAAAGCGGGTTCATTTATGCAGGTACACCCGCAAAAAAAATAAAGCCCATTACTGATGAGCAAAGGGCTTTATTAAATAAGCTTCCGGATAATTATATTCTCTATTCGGGTTGGTTTATGTAA